The Alteriqipengyuania halimionae genome contains a region encoding:
- the fliI gene encoding flagellar protein export ATPase FliI, which yields MQTLVSAARAIRTLPHDRHFGSVAAVHGALIEVDGLLGAARIGSRIAIDCDGGTIDAEVTGLDRDTAHCLAFNDSHGIATGCRADLLQGQSILRPTDQWLGRVVDGLGRPIDGKGPLAIGPEARPFKAGPPAAANRTRVGRKLETGIRAFDIFAPLCRGQRLGLFAGSGVGKSTLLSMLARWVETDVAVIGLIGERGREVQEFIEDDLGPEGLARSVVVVATSDSPALMRRQAAWTTMAVAEHFRDSGRDVMCLMDSITRFAMAQREIGLANGEPPATKGYTPTVFAELPRLLERAGPGGPGQGSITGLFSVLVDGDDHDEPIADAVRGILDGHIVMSRKIAERGRFPAIDILKSVSRMLPECHDEEQNRLRLAALAHLSTYGDMEELVRLGAYKSGADPSVDEAIRLAPAIEDLLKQATSDRGSLDQAFASLGELMKETPQ from the coding sequence ATGCAAACGCTGGTTTCCGCCGCGCGGGCGATCCGTACGCTCCCGCACGATCGGCACTTCGGCTCGGTCGCGGCGGTGCACGGGGCGCTGATCGAAGTCGACGGCCTGCTGGGTGCGGCCCGGATCGGTTCGCGCATCGCGATCGACTGCGATGGCGGGACCATCGACGCCGAGGTCACCGGGCTCGACCGAGACACGGCGCATTGCCTTGCTTTCAACGATTCTCACGGCATCGCCACCGGTTGCCGGGCCGATCTGTTGCAGGGCCAATCCATACTGCGCCCCACCGACCAGTGGCTCGGCAGGGTGGTGGACGGGCTTGGCCGACCGATCGACGGCAAGGGGCCGCTTGCAATCGGTCCCGAGGCGCGTCCCTTCAAGGCCGGCCCGCCTGCTGCCGCCAACCGCACGCGTGTGGGCCGAAAGCTCGAAACGGGCATTCGTGCGTTCGACATCTTTGCGCCGCTGTGCCGCGGGCAACGTCTCGGTCTGTTCGCAGGATCAGGGGTGGGCAAGTCCACCCTGCTTTCGATGCTGGCGCGATGGGTCGAGACCGACGTGGCCGTGATCGGCCTGATCGGCGAGCGTGGCCGCGAGGTGCAGGAATTCATCGAGGACGATCTCGGGCCCGAAGGCCTCGCGCGCAGCGTCGTCGTGGTGGCCACTTCGGATTCCCCCGCCTTGATGCGTCGGCAGGCTGCCTGGACCACGATGGCGGTTGCAGAACATTTCCGCGATTCCGGTCGCGATGTGATGTGCCTGATGGATTCGATCACACGCTTCGCCATGGCGCAGCGAGAGATCGGACTGGCCAATGGCGAGCCCCCGGCGACCAAGGGCTACACGCCCACGGTGTTCGCAGAATTGCCGCGCCTGCTCGAACGCGCAGGGCCCGGAGGTCCCGGCCAGGGGTCGATTACCGGCCTTTTCAGCGTGCTGGTCGATGGCGACGATCACGACGAGCCGATCGCCGATGCCGTGCGCGGCATCCTCGACGGCCACATTGTCATGTCGCGCAAGATCGCGGAGCGAGGGCGCTTTCCTGCGATCGATATCCTCAAATCGGTCTCGCGCATGCTCCCCGAGTGTCACGATGAGGAGCAAAACCGACTTCGCCTCGCAGCCCTTGCGCATCTCTCGACCTATGGAGACATGGAGGAACTCGTCCGGCTTGGCGCGTACAAGTCCGGTGCCGATCCCAGCGTCGACGAGGCGATCCGCCTCGCGCCGGCGATCGAGGACCTGCTGAAGCAAGCCACAAGTGATCGTGGATCGCTGGATCAGGCCTTTGCCAGTCTCGGCGAACTGATGAAAGAGACTCCGCAATGA
- a CDS encoding flagellar biosynthesis repressor FlbT, giving the protein MLHINLRDGEKVVINGAVLRSVGRAEIVVENTAAILRGRDVMTPEEANSPARRLYLACMLAYLDPANLSQYQDQILALFGDFMDAVEAPEAKAHCISFATHVAQCDFYRALNDCRALIAYESQVLERLAPADAA; this is encoded by the coding sequence ATGCTCCACATCAATCTTCGCGACGGTGAAAAAGTCGTCATCAACGGCGCGGTTCTGCGCTCTGTCGGCCGCGCCGAGATCGTGGTCGAGAACACCGCGGCAATCCTGCGCGGGCGCGACGTCATGACGCCCGAGGAAGCGAACTCGCCGGCACGTCGGCTCTATCTCGCCTGCATGCTGGCCTATCTCGATCCTGCCAATCTGAGCCAATATCAGGATCAGATACTCGCGCTCTTCGGAGACTTCATGGACGCTGTGGAAGCGCCCGAAGCGAAGGCGCACTGCATCTCGTTCGCGACCCATGTGGCCCAATGCGATTTCTATCGCGCGCTCAACGACTGCCGCGCCTTGATCGCCTATGAAAGCCAGGTCCTTGAGCGTCTGGCCCCGGCGGACGCGGCCTGA
- a CDS encoding flagellar hook protein FlgE, with the protein MSLYSALYAGVSGLGAQSSAMATVADNITNINTVGYKGTEADFRSLVTDGRLKSSYSAGGVAAAPRAMISKQGLLQASGSQTDLGIDGGGFFVTRKGDDVDSGVAFTRAGAFRPDEQGYLRNTSGYYLQGWRLDSAGSFTSTGALTELEPVRLSGLTGTAAATTRLQVRANLQSTQEPFTGAYAAGDMATGALEPHFSRTFEIYDAQGGGHQVTMGFVKTAPNQWVAEIYGDPADVTAANGLLASGTVAFNPDGSLDLANSSPALFDTLNVAWTNQAGSSPIKLNLGSQDGLDGLTQFGSASALIASSTDGGMLNNLVSVEVSKEGIVSAIFDDGTARAVFQLPMATFANPDGLTRLPGNAYGVSQQSGNVAIGRPGELGSGTIASGTLEASNVDLAQEFTNMIRFQRAYSASSKIITTVDDMLQEVSALKR; encoded by the coding sequence GTGAGCCTATATTCCGCCCTATACGCAGGCGTGTCCGGTCTCGGCGCCCAATCCAGCGCAATGGCAACGGTTGCCGACAACATCACCAATATCAACACCGTGGGATACAAGGGCACGGAAGCGGATTTCCGCTCGCTCGTCACCGACGGACGGCTGAAAAGCAGCTACTCGGCAGGCGGGGTCGCCGCAGCGCCGCGCGCCATGATATCCAAGCAGGGCCTGCTTCAAGCCTCGGGAAGCCAGACCGATCTGGGCATTGACGGTGGCGGCTTCTTCGTCACGCGCAAGGGCGATGATGTCGATAGCGGCGTCGCCTTCACCCGCGCCGGTGCATTCCGGCCCGACGAACAGGGCTATCTGCGCAACACTAGCGGCTACTACCTCCAAGGGTGGCGCCTGGACTCGGCGGGTAGCTTCACCAGCACGGGTGCCCTGACCGAACTTGAGCCTGTGCGACTGAGTGGGCTGACCGGCACTGCAGCGGCCACCACCCGATTGCAGGTCCGTGCGAACCTCCAATCGACTCAGGAGCCGTTCACCGGCGCCTATGCCGCAGGTGACATGGCCACCGGCGCTCTGGAGCCGCACTTCTCGCGCACGTTCGAAATCTACGACGCTCAAGGTGGCGGCCATCAGGTGACGATGGGCTTTGTAAAGACGGCCCCCAACCAGTGGGTAGCCGAGATCTATGGCGATCCGGCCGATGTCACCGCCGCCAACGGCCTGCTCGCCAGCGGCACGGTCGCGTTCAATCCGGACGGCAGCCTCGACCTCGCCAATTCCTCCCCGGCTCTGTTCGATACGCTCAATGTCGCCTGGACCAATCAGGCTGGCTCCTCGCCGATCAAACTGAACCTGGGGAGCCAGGACGGACTCGACGGGCTCACCCAGTTCGGCAGCGCCTCCGCCTTGATCGCGTCGAGCACCGATGGCGGAATGCTCAACAATCTGGTTTCCGTAGAAGTCAGCAAGGAAGGCATCGTCAGCGCGATCTTCGACGATGGCACGGCCCGTGCGGTGTTCCAGCTGCCGATGGCGACGTTCGCCAATCCGGATGGCCTGACGCGACTGCCGGGCAATGCCTACGGCGTCTCGCAGCAATCGGGCAATGTCGCCATCGGTCGCCCGGGCGAGCTTGGCAGCGGCACGATCGCGTCCGGCACGCTGGAGGCTTCCAATGTCGACCTGGCGCAGGAATTCACTAACATGATCCGCTTCCAGCGCGCCTACAGCGCATCGTCCAAGATCATCACCACGGTGGACGACATGCTCCAGGAAGTCAGCGCGCTGAAGCGCTAG
- a CDS encoding flagellar hook-associated protein FlgK, whose protein sequence is MSLSNILGTAVSGLAASQAGIKSVSNNIANIGTPGYARERVSLATGVTQGRINGVVIGEPTRIADRFLEQTVYLRAGDMGRAEVTANYMDRLQSFLGAPGAESGVPARLDAISASAIALTSGRSAPQNAASFVAEVQDAIGSLRQLDDDIQVLRGDVESEVGYSIETVNDLLERIHGLNATVAQLRGLGRSAGGAEDQRMSALEELSGLMKVSIREQPDGRVNIDAANGAVLLDGRLRQLSYPSPGDGVAQPTYPVIDIRFTNEAGEPTTATGEKLDSSAIGGKLGGLLDLRDRALPEFSDQLGSLFGGLAETLNSVSNSGTAVPPPTRLDGRPTGLIGGDRLGFTGQATFAVTDKSGILVASTRVDFDALGPLATIDDAIAAINGGLAGNASVALQDGRLSFVATSGSNGVAVAQGDPPSARAGNGFSHYFGLNDVVRSESATLVAPGFVAGDPHGFGAGQSAQLVLRDATGRSLATTTLTGSVGPTMGDLVTELGQSQLAQFGSFALDDRGRIAFTPSPGASGALLSIPTDSTDRFGTGVSFTALTGLTGSASGLNEAGVRSDVLASADRLPLSRLRTDAAVGESALGGADTRVAGALVEALGKPIDFGKAGSATIERFSSLLMGRAGTQAARAQDMLVDAAARRDDAINRRDSFSGVNLDEELSQMVVLQNSYSAAARVMTTATQMYDTLLDMVR, encoded by the coding sequence ATGTCGCTGAGCAATATCCTGGGAACGGCGGTGTCCGGCCTGGCGGCATCGCAGGCCGGGATCAAATCGGTATCCAACAACATCGCCAACATCGGTACACCGGGATACGCGCGCGAGCGTGTGTCGCTGGCGACCGGTGTGACCCAGGGGCGCATAAACGGCGTCGTCATCGGCGAGCCCACCCGGATCGCCGACCGTTTTCTCGAGCAGACGGTTTACCTGCGCGCCGGCGACATGGGCCGGGCGGAAGTCACGGCAAACTACATGGACCGGTTGCAATCTTTCCTGGGCGCACCGGGCGCGGAAAGCGGCGTGCCTGCCCGGCTCGACGCGATCAGCGCGTCGGCAATCGCGCTGACGAGTGGGCGAAGCGCGCCGCAGAACGCGGCGAGCTTCGTCGCCGAGGTGCAGGATGCCATCGGCTCGCTTCGGCAGCTCGACGACGATATCCAGGTGCTGCGCGGCGATGTTGAATCGGAGGTCGGCTACTCGATCGAAACGGTCAATGACCTGCTCGAACGCATTCACGGGCTGAACGCCACGGTCGCGCAGCTTCGCGGCCTTGGTCGCAGCGCCGGTGGGGCCGAGGATCAGCGCATGTCCGCGCTAGAGGAATTGAGCGGACTGATGAAGGTCTCGATCCGCGAACAGCCCGATGGCCGGGTCAACATCGATGCGGCCAATGGCGCAGTCCTGCTCGACGGGCGACTTCGCCAATTGTCGTACCCCAGCCCCGGCGACGGGGTCGCGCAGCCCACCTACCCCGTGATCGACATCCGTTTCACCAACGAGGCGGGTGAGCCTACCACTGCGACGGGCGAGAAGCTCGATTCCTCTGCCATTGGCGGGAAGCTTGGCGGGCTGCTCGACCTGCGCGATCGTGCTTTGCCGGAGTTTTCCGACCAGCTTGGTTCGCTGTTCGGCGGGCTCGCCGAAACCCTCAACTCGGTGTCAAACTCGGGCACTGCCGTCCCGCCTCCTACCCGGCTGGACGGACGGCCGACCGGGCTGATCGGCGGCGACCGCCTGGGGTTCACCGGGCAAGCCACCTTCGCGGTGACCGACAAAAGCGGCATTCTGGTTGCGAGTACGAGGGTCGATTTCGACGCACTGGGGCCGCTGGCGACCATCGACGATGCCATCGCGGCGATCAATGGCGGCCTGGCTGGCAATGCCAGTGTCGCTCTGCAGGACGGGCGCCTGTCCTTCGTCGCGACAAGCGGTAGCAACGGGGTCGCCGTGGCGCAGGGCGATCCGCCCAGCGCGCGCGCAGGCAACGGCTTCTCGCATTATTTCGGCCTCAACGACGTCGTCCGCAGCGAGTCCGCAACGCTCGTCGCGCCGGGTTTTGTTGCGGGCGATCCACACGGGTTTGGCGCCGGCCAGTCCGCACAGCTGGTGCTGCGCGATGCCACCGGCCGCTCCCTTGCGACCACCACGCTTACCGGCTCGGTCGGCCCCACCATGGGCGATCTGGTGACCGAGCTGGGGCAGAGCCAACTCGCCCAGTTCGGCAGTTTCGCGCTGGATGACCGGGGACGGATAGCCTTTACGCCCAGCCCGGGGGCGAGCGGTGCGCTGCTCTCCATCCCTACGGATTCGACCGACCGCTTCGGCACCGGCGTATCCTTTACCGCGCTTACCGGGCTGACCGGTAGTGCGAGCGGCCTGAACGAAGCGGGCGTGCGGAGCGACGTTCTGGCCAGCGCCGACCGGTTGCCGCTCTCCCGCCTGCGGACGGACGCCGCCGTCGGCGAGTCCGCGCTGGGCGGCGCCGACACGCGGGTTGCCGGTGCCCTTGTCGAGGCGCTGGGTAAGCCGATCGACTTCGGCAAGGCCGGCTCGGCGACGATCGAGCGTTTCTCCAGTCTGCTGATGGGCCGCGCCGGAACCCAGGCTGCGCGCGCGCAGGACATGCTGGTCGATGCCGCTGCGCGGCGCGACGACGCGATCAACCGGCGCGACAGCTTCTCCGGCGTCAATCTCGACGAGGAACTGTCGCAAATGGTGGTCCTCCAGAACAGCTATTCCGCCGCCGCGCGCGTCATGACGACCGCCACGCAGATGTACGACACTCTCCTCGATATGGTCCGCTGA
- a CDS encoding flagellin — protein MTRVATIPLQRTMADAIQRAQQSLAKTQTSLSTGKKAQDYAGLGTEAVRTMSARSMLAKQDAQAIVSKHVTTTLAIYDTHVTGLDNAFIDLRTRMATAIGTDDSSGLKETIKSAFEQFRSSLNAKEGGIALFGGSRTDVLPFTPESLADVAATPASDAFRNDDVRAVAHLAEGTSVTYGITASDLGAEIYEAFRTLAAAGPIGERLTDAQKTALQNAVAQIDAGSVGLRAANAENGRKQARVETLGERAEQRSLVLNDIIAANEDADLGQVAVDLAQQRATLEASYSVFAQLSQLNLTKFL, from the coding sequence ATGACCCGGGTTGCCACCATTCCGCTGCAACGCACGATGGCCGATGCCATCCAGCGCGCGCAGCAAAGCCTCGCCAAGACGCAGACCTCGCTGTCGACCGGCAAGAAGGCGCAGGATTACGCCGGCCTGGGGACCGAGGCGGTGCGCACGATGTCGGCCCGCTCCATGCTCGCCAAGCAGGATGCGCAGGCGATCGTCTCCAAGCACGTAACCACCACTCTCGCTATCTACGATACCCATGTCACCGGCCTCGACAACGCCTTCATCGATCTGCGCACCCGTATGGCGACCGCGATAGGAACCGACGATTCCTCGGGTCTTAAGGAAACGATCAAAAGCGCGTTCGAACAATTCCGCAGCAGCCTCAATGCGAAGGAAGGTGGAATCGCGCTGTTCGGTGGCTCGCGCACCGACGTGCTGCCCTTCACCCCGGAAAGTCTGGCCGACGTGGCCGCCACGCCGGCGTCCGACGCGTTCAGGAACGATGATGTGCGCGCCGTCGCGCATCTCGCCGAGGGCACTTCGGTAACCTATGGCATCACGGCCAGCGATCTCGGTGCAGAAATCTACGAGGCATTCCGCACTCTGGCAGCCGCGGGTCCGATCGGCGAACGGCTGACCGATGCGCAGAAAACTGCCCTGCAGAACGCGGTTGCACAGATCGACGCCGGCTCTGTTGGATTGCGCGCCGCGAACGCCGAGAATGGCCGCAAGCAGGCCCGCGTGGAAACGCTGGGCGAACGTGCCGAACAGCGCTCGCTGGTGCTCAACGACATCATCGCCGCCAACGAAGACGCGGATCTGGGTCAGGTGGCGGTGGACCTCGCTCAGCAGCGAGCAACGCTGGAAGCAAGCTATTCGGTTTTCGCGCAGCTCAGCCAGCTCAACCTGACCAAATTCCTGTAG